The following proteins come from a genomic window of Gloeomargarita sp. SRBZ-1_bins_9:
- a CDS encoding DUF3370 domain-containing protein produces MGWLLLAQTPPPQEIFRPQVVRPLPGGLNAVPLFNSNSPELVFTEGILLSTFPPQGMRHPHAHLHYAFRGEFAAFLHHLADASGAQDKRTFYLGFVLGNRGSRPATVTLRQGASFLTQPDAPFIHLPPLVPNPLGWVYSGPGSRLTDFLLRGGHQPFLGPSTLVIPPGEERLLLNQPIPTRRLGINRNARSVVLRLHSDQPVYAASLGLFATVRPTGQEEAPSWERWRRLLREGHLAGPRDLAPTPLDTPAGEFRYGRVSGVALGTQWRAVLTDPQQTTLAIPPPGGAISYGLSLLPRGRMGTGQDQTAPMLVRYPDTAYRTHGNYTVHYSLVLPLVNRQRQTRRVAIGLESPLKTDRDEGGLRFWQPPAPQIFFRGTVRVRYIDDRGLPRVQDSHLVLRRGQMLEPLVEINIAPGQKRLVQVSLLYPPDASPPQVLTLLTRD; encoded by the coding sequence ATGGGATGGTTGTTATTGGCGCAGACACCGCCGCCCCAAGAGATTTTTCGACCCCAGGTGGTGCGGCCGCTGCCGGGGGGGTTAAATGCTGTGCCCCTGTTCAACAGCAACAGTCCGGAGCTGGTGTTCACTGAAGGCATTTTGTTGTCCACTTTTCCGCCCCAGGGGATGCGCCATCCCCATGCCCATCTCCACTACGCCTTTCGGGGGGAATTTGCCGCTTTTTTGCATCACCTGGCTGATGCCTCTGGCGCTCAGGACAAGCGCACGTTTTACTTGGGGTTTGTGCTGGGCAATCGGGGTTCCCGACCGGCCACGGTGACGCTACGCCAGGGGGCCAGTTTTCTCACCCAACCGGATGCCCCATTTATCCATCTGCCGCCCTTGGTGCCTAATCCCCTGGGCTGGGTCTATAGTGGGCCGGGCAGTCGCCTGACCGATTTCCTTCTGCGCGGGGGGCATCAACCTTTTCTGGGACCGTCAACCTTAGTTATCCCGCCCGGCGAAGAACGGCTTTTGCTCAACCAGCCCATTCCGACCCGGCGTCTTGGGATCAACCGTAATGCCCGTTCGGTGGTTTTACGTTTACACAGCGACCAACCGGTCTATGCCGCCAGTTTGGGGCTATTTGCCACCGTGAGACCCACAGGTCAGGAGGAAGCCCCTAGCTGGGAGCGCTGGCGACGGCTGTTGCGGGAGGGGCATCTGGCCGGTCCGCGGGATTTGGCCCCCACCCCTTTGGATACACCGGCGGGGGAGTTTCGCTACGGACGGGTCAGCGGGGTAGCTCTGGGAACCCAATGGCGGGCGGTGTTGACTGACCCCCAGCAAACAACCCTGGCGATTCCCCCTCCAGGTGGGGCCATTTCCTACGGCCTTAGCCTGTTACCGCGCGGGCGGATGGGGACGGGTCAAGACCAAACGGCACCTATGCTGGTACGTTATCCCGACACCGCCTACCGGACCCACGGCAACTACACTGTCCACTACAGCTTGGTCCTGCCCCTGGTCAATCGCCAAAGGCAGACGCGCCGGGTGGCCATCGGGTTGGAATCCCCCCTGAAAACCGACCGGGATGAAGGGGGACTGCGCTTCTGGCAACCACCGGCTCCCCAAATCTTTTTCCGGGGCACCGTGCGCGTGCGTTACATAGACGATAGGGGACTCCCCCGGGTGCAGGACAGTCATCTGGTATTGCGGCGGGGACAAATGCTGGAACCCCTGGTGGAAATCAATATCGCACCTGGCCAAAAGCGTTTGGTACAGGTCAGTTTGCTGTATCCCCCCGACGCTTCGCCGCCGCAAGTGCTCACCCTTCTGACGAGGGACTAA
- a CDS encoding RidA family protein, protein MTTPQPIQTTDAPWPVGPYQQAIRAQGTWVFLSGQIPLNTQGEVVGKDITAQTRQVMENLGAVLRAAGCSWQHVVKTTVYLVDLGDFAAMNQVYAEYFPAGYAPARSCVQVARLPKDVRVEIEAIAVMPTAG, encoded by the coding sequence ATGACCACGCCCCAGCCAATTCAAACGACGGATGCCCCTTGGCCAGTGGGTCCCTACCAGCAAGCCATACGGGCGCAGGGAACCTGGGTGTTTTTGTCGGGGCAAATTCCCTTGAATACCCAGGGGGAAGTCGTTGGCAAGGACATTACGGCGCAAACGCGGCAGGTGATGGAGAACCTAGGGGCGGTGTTACGGGCAGCGGGTTGTAGCTGGCAGCATGTGGTGAAAACGACCGTCTATTTGGTGGACCTGGGGGATTTTGCTGCCATGAATCAGGTCTATGCCGAGTACTTCCCGGCGGGTTATGCCCCGGCGCGCTCCTGTGTACAGGTGGCCCGTTTACCTAAAGACGTGCGGGTGGAAATCGAGGCCATTGCGGTGATGCCGACGGCTGGCTGA
- a CDS encoding NUDIX hydrolase produces MAAPRSPAPTVDILIELVDRPHRPLVLVQRRHAPLGWAIPGGFVDYGETLAQAARREALEETGLTVQLVTQFYTYSDPQRDPRQHTIATVFIATATGEPCAGDDAEGVGIFLPWEVPHPLCFDHSQILQDYLQFRYYGIRPTL; encoded by the coding sequence ATGGCCGCCCCCCGCAGCCCGGCGCCCACAGTGGACATTCTCATTGAACTGGTGGACCGTCCCCATCGGCCCTTGGTGCTGGTGCAGCGGCGGCATGCGCCCCTGGGCTGGGCCATTCCGGGGGGATTTGTGGACTACGGGGAAACCCTGGCTCAGGCGGCCCGGCGGGAAGCTCTGGAGGAAACCGGATTGACTGTGCAGCTGGTCACCCAGTTCTATACCTACTCGGACCCCCAGCGGGACCCCCGCCAGCACACCATTGCCACCGTCTTTATTGCCACAGCTACGGGGGAACCCTGCGCCGGGGATGACGCCGAAGGGGTGGGGATTTTTTTGCCCTGGGAGGTCCCCCATCCCCTGTGCTTTGACCACAGCCAAATTCTCCAGGACTATTTGCAGTTTCGTTACTACGGGATTCGGCCAACGCTATGA